The Pungitius pungitius chromosome 10, fPunPun2.1, whole genome shotgun sequence genome has a window encoding:
- the hat1 gene encoding histone acetyltransferase type B catalytic subunit isoform X1 encodes MAAVNTMEKKLAEYKCDTNEALCLKLVRFPEDVEDDSTTFHPEYSHQIYGDDEVAFGYKGLQIQLFYTAGNLSTLFKVKYSSKVTEVFDCVEPDDIEGKIREIVPAGFTCNSDDFSSLLEKEANFKPFGTLLHTYTVHSEEAGELTYQIHKAEVTCPGFLEYHERLQTFLMWFIETASFIDADDDHWDFFLVFEKYNKDGETLYATVGYMTVYNYYVYPDKTRPRVSQMLILPPFQGEGHGAQLLEAVHRFYCSLPKVQDITAEDPSDSYVKLRDFVLVKFCQGLQSFAADKLHLGFSADMAKEAQDKLKINKKHARRVYEILRLRATDMSDEDQARAYRLEVKKRLFGPYRKNQRELTKMRKCLRPEELVSHMDQMDTQTQHEELEKSYQVAVEDYRRIIERIATQA; translated from the exons ATGGCGG CGGTGAATACCATGGAGAAGAAACTGGCTGAATACAAGTGTGACACCAATGAAGCTTTATGCTTAAAACTGG TTCGCTTTCCGGAGGATGTCGAGGATGACAGCACCACTTTTCACCCCGAGTACAGCCACCAGATCTATGGGGACGA TGAGGTCGCTTTTGGATACAAAGGACTTCAGATACAGCTCTTCTACACCGCTGGAAACCTGAGCACCCTCTTCAAAGTGAAATATTCCTCAAAAGTCACAGAGGTGTTTGATTGTGTGGAG CCAGACGACATCGAGGGAAAGATCCGGGAGATCGTTCCCGCCGGGTTCACGTGCAACTCGGACGACTTCAGCTCGCTGCTCGAGAAAGAGGCCAACTTCAAGCCCTTCGGCACGCTGCTCCACACGTACACCGTGCACAGCGAGGAGGCTGGAGAGCTCACGTACCAGATCCACAAG GCCGAGGTCACCTGCCCCGGATTCCTGGAGTACCACGAGCGCCTGCAGACCTTCCTCATGTGGTTCATCGAGACGGCCAGTTTCATCGACGCAGACGACGATCATTGGGACTTCTTTCTTGT ATTTGAAAAGTACAATAAAGATGGGGAGACTCTCTACGCGACTGTTGGCTACATGACAGTTTATAATTACTACGTGTATCCAGACAAAACCCGACCACGTGTAAG CCAAATGTTGATCCTGCCTCCGTTCCAAGGAGAAGGTCATGGAGCTCAGCTTCTGGAGGCAGTGCACAGATTTTACTGCAGCCTTCCCAAAGTGCAAGACATCACAG CTGAAGACCCGTCCGACAGCTACGTGAAGCTGAGAGACTTCGTGCTGGTCAAGTTTTGTCAAGGCCTGCAGTCCTTCGCCGCGGACAAGCTGCACCTCGGCTTCTCGGCTGACATGGCCAAAGAGGCACAAGACAAGTTGAAGATAAACAAG AAACACGCCAGGCGAGTGTATGAAATCCTGCGCCTGAGAGCGACCGACATGAGCGATGAAGACCAGGCCAGAGCGTACCGCctggaggtgaagaagaggcTATTTGGGCCGTACAGG AAGAATCAGAGGGAGCTGACGAAGATGAGGAAGTGCCTGCGGCCGGAGGAGCTGGTGTCCCACATGGATCAGATGGACACTCAGACGCAGcacgaggagctggagaagagctACCAGGTCGCCGTGGAAGACTACAGGCGAATCATCGAGAGGATCGCCACACAGGCCTGA
- the hat1 gene encoding histone acetyltransferase type B catalytic subunit isoform X2 yields MEKKLAEYKCDTNEALCLKLVRFPEDVEDDSTTFHPEYSHQIYGDDEVAFGYKGLQIQLFYTAGNLSTLFKVKYSSKVTEVFDCVEPDDIEGKIREIVPAGFTCNSDDFSSLLEKEANFKPFGTLLHTYTVHSEEAGELTYQIHKAEVTCPGFLEYHERLQTFLMWFIETASFIDADDDHWDFFLVFEKYNKDGETLYATVGYMTVYNYYVYPDKTRPRVSQMLILPPFQGEGHGAQLLEAVHRFYCSLPKVQDITAEDPSDSYVKLRDFVLVKFCQGLQSFAADKLHLGFSADMAKEAQDKLKINKKHARRVYEILRLRATDMSDEDQARAYRLEVKKRLFGPYRKNQRELTKMRKCLRPEELVSHMDQMDTQTQHEELEKSYQVAVEDYRRIIERIATQA; encoded by the exons ATGGAGAAGAAACTGGCTGAATACAAGTGTGACACCAATGAAGCTTTATGCTTAAAACTGG TTCGCTTTCCGGAGGATGTCGAGGATGACAGCACCACTTTTCACCCCGAGTACAGCCACCAGATCTATGGGGACGA TGAGGTCGCTTTTGGATACAAAGGACTTCAGATACAGCTCTTCTACACCGCTGGAAACCTGAGCACCCTCTTCAAAGTGAAATATTCCTCAAAAGTCACAGAGGTGTTTGATTGTGTGGAG CCAGACGACATCGAGGGAAAGATCCGGGAGATCGTTCCCGCCGGGTTCACGTGCAACTCGGACGACTTCAGCTCGCTGCTCGAGAAAGAGGCCAACTTCAAGCCCTTCGGCACGCTGCTCCACACGTACACCGTGCACAGCGAGGAGGCTGGAGAGCTCACGTACCAGATCCACAAG GCCGAGGTCACCTGCCCCGGATTCCTGGAGTACCACGAGCGCCTGCAGACCTTCCTCATGTGGTTCATCGAGACGGCCAGTTTCATCGACGCAGACGACGATCATTGGGACTTCTTTCTTGT ATTTGAAAAGTACAATAAAGATGGGGAGACTCTCTACGCGACTGTTGGCTACATGACAGTTTATAATTACTACGTGTATCCAGACAAAACCCGACCACGTGTAAG CCAAATGTTGATCCTGCCTCCGTTCCAAGGAGAAGGTCATGGAGCTCAGCTTCTGGAGGCAGTGCACAGATTTTACTGCAGCCTTCCCAAAGTGCAAGACATCACAG CTGAAGACCCGTCCGACAGCTACGTGAAGCTGAGAGACTTCGTGCTGGTCAAGTTTTGTCAAGGCCTGCAGTCCTTCGCCGCGGACAAGCTGCACCTCGGCTTCTCGGCTGACATGGCCAAAGAGGCACAAGACAAGTTGAAGATAAACAAG AAACACGCCAGGCGAGTGTATGAAATCCTGCGCCTGAGAGCGACCGACATGAGCGATGAAGACCAGGCCAGAGCGTACCGCctggaggtgaagaagaggcTATTTGGGCCGTACAGG AAGAATCAGAGGGAGCTGACGAAGATGAGGAAGTGCCTGCGGCCGGAGGAGCTGGTGTCCCACATGGATCAGATGGACACTCAGACGCAGcacgaggagctggagaagagctACCAGGTCGCCGTGGAAGACTACAGGCGAATCATCGAGAGGATCGCCACACAGGCCTGA
- the LOC119228656 gene encoding electrogenic aspartate/glutamate antiporter SLC25A12, mitochondrial-like produces the protein MAVKVQATKRADPHGLKTIFLKYASAVEDGEQYMTPRDFVQSYLGLHAQPEHNPQTVELIAGVADTTKDGLISFQEFLAFESVLCAPDALFIVAFQLFDKTGTGDISFENVRDIFSQTTVHHHIPFNWDCEFIRLHFGHERRKNLSYTEFTQFLQELQLEHARQAFAQKDNSKSGTITALDFSDIMATIRHHMLTSFVEENLVSAAGGSTSHMVSFSYFNAFNALLNNMELIRKIYSTLAGTHKDTLVTKEEFVHAANKFGQITPMEIDILYQLVGLHSHSGRLSHADIERIAPLEEEAVPYHLAETQRQRPHETSRPAWLQAAESAYRFALGSIAGATGATAVYPIDLVKTRMQNQRSTGSFVGELMYKNSFDCAKKVFRYEGFFGFYRGLLPQLIGVAPEKAIKLTMNDFIRDKFTTEDNTIALPAEILAGGCAGASQVIFTNPLEIVKIRLQVAGEITTGPRVKALSVVRELGFFGLYKGAKACFLRDIPFSAIYFPVYAHTKEKLADEDGRLGAFQLLTAGAIAGVPAASLVTPADVIKTRLQVAARAGQTTYSGVIDCFGKILKEEGFRAFWKGAGARVLRSSPQFGVTLVTYELLQRWLYVDFGGHRPAGSEPASKPRVEDRPSVTPDHVGGYHLAAATFAGVERKFGLHLPKFKPSGEATTKPVETKMEAQAP, from the exons ATGGCGGTCAAG GTGCAAGCGACAAAAAGAGCCGATCCCCATGGCTTGAAGACTATTTTTCTGAAG TATGCCAGTGCGGTGGAGGATGGAGAGCAATACATGACCCCAAGAGACTTTGTACAGAGTTACCTGGGTCTGCATGCGCAGCCGGAGCACAATCCCCAAACGGTGGAGCTCATCGCCGGGGTGGCTGACACCACTAAAGATGG ACTGATCTCTTTCCAGGAGTTTCTGGCCTTTGAATCAGTTCTCTGTGCCCCGGATGCCCTCTTCATAGTTGCCTTTCAGTTGTTTGACAAGACCGGCACAGGAGACATCTCATTTG agaATGTACGTGACATCTTCAGCCAGACCACAGTGCATCACCACATTCCCTTCAACTGGGACTGTGAGTTCATCAGGCTGCACTTCGGCCATGAAAGAAGgaagaatctcagttacacagAGTTCACCCAGTTTCTGCAG gagctgcagtTGGAACATGCCCGCCAGGCCTTTGCACAAAAGGACAACAGCAAAAGTGGCACCATCACTGCCTTGGACTTCAGCGACATCATGGCCACCATCAGACACCACATGCTGACTTCGTTTGTAGAAGAGAACCTAGTTTCT GCTGCGGGAGGCAGCACCTCCCACATGGTGAGCTTCTCCTACTTCAACGCCTTCAACGCCCTCCTCAACAACATGGAGTTGATCCGCAAGATATACAGCACCCTCGCCGGCACTCACAAAGACACGCTCGTTACCAAAG AGGAGTTTGTTCATGCTGCAAACAAGTTTGGTCAAATCACTCCCATGGAGATAGACATCCTCTACCAGCTTGTTGGTCTTCACTCGCACTCGGG GCGGCTGAGCCATGCAGACATTGAGAGGATAGCCCCGCTGGAGGAAGAAGCCGTGCCGTACCACctagcagagacccagagacag CGACCTCACGAAACGTCTCGGCCAGCCTGGCTCCAGGCGGCGGAGTCGGCCTACCGGTTCGCCCTGGGCTCAATCGCTGGAG CGACCGGAGCCACCGCCGTGTACCCCATCGACCTGGTGAAGACGCGCATGCAGAACCAACGCTCCACGGGCTCCTTCGTAGGAGAACTCATGTACAAGAACAGCTTCGACTGTGCCAAGAAAGTGTTCCGCTACGAGGGCTTCTTCGGCTTTTACAGAG GTCTGCTCCCGCAGCTCATCGGCGTTGCCCCGGAGAAAGCCATCAAACTCACG atgAATGATTTTATCAGGGACAAGTTCACCACAGAAGATAATACCATCGCTCTGCCTGCAGAGATTCTCGCTGGAGGATGT GCTGGAGCTTCCCAGGTGATCTTCACCAATCCTCTGGAGATAGTTAAGATCCGTCTGCAGGTGGCCGGAGAGATCACCACAGGCCCCAGGGTCAAAGCCCTGAGTGTTGTGAGAGAGCTGGGCTTTTTTGGCCTCTACAAG GGAGCCAAAGCGTGCTTCCTGCGTGACATCCCCTTCTCCGCCATCTACTTTCCTGTTTATGCCCACACTAAGGAAAAATTGGCAGATGAGGACGGAAGGCTCGGGGCGTTTCAGCTGCTCACTGCTGGAGCTATtgcag GCGTGCCGGCGGCTTCGCTGGTGACCCCCGCGGATGTCATCAAGACCAGGCTGCAGGTGGCGGCCCGGGCAGGCCAGACGACATACAGCGGAGTCATCGACTGCTTCGGGAAGATCCTCAAGGAGGAAGGTTTCCGGGCATTTTGGAAGGGAGCAGGAG CTCGCGTCCTCAGATCTTCACCGCAGTTCGGTGTGACCCTGGTGACCTACGAACTGTTGCAGCGATGGTTGTACGTGGACTTCGGAGGACA TCGTCCCGCCGGCTCGGAGCCCGCTTCCAAACCGAGGGTCGAGGACCGTCCCTCTGTGACTCCTGACCATGTGGGCGGCTACCATCTGGCCGCCGCAACCTTTGCTGGCGTGGAGAGAAAGTTTGGTCTGCACCTGCCCAAGTTCAAACCTTCTGGAGAGGCGACAACCAAGCCGGTGGAGACCAAAATGGAGGCACAGGCTCCATAG